From Toxorhynchites rutilus septentrionalis strain SRP chromosome 2, ASM2978413v1, whole genome shotgun sequence, a single genomic window includes:
- the LOC129765224 gene encoding uncharacterized protein LOC129765224: MDISWANRTVSSEETNNNRFTLSNQQLKRLPAPIRTTSTQMRSSSNSADCRCYSNNILSAAKTPLADERYATAKVPQFQAQRHDNINSTAVLGSPLILPSKDRSDMCPIFYIISSTNYNFTELTNRKSASENDGKNQFAWSGSVHAASTRHGASYQAVTSLILVVLSARRQSLEARLEHSIGNQAIHQREEVDKDLMFRCHKIKTTIRCC, translated from the exons ATGGATATCAGTTGGGCCAATCGTACCGTCAGCAGCGAGGAAACCAACAACAACCGTTTCACACTGAGCAATCAACAGCTAAAAAGACTACCAGCACCGATTCGGACAACATCGACTCAGATGagaagcagcagcaacagcgcaGATTGTCGGTGTTATTCCAATAATATACTGTCTGCAGCAAAAACTCcactagctgatgaacgatatgCTACGGCGAAAGTTCCACAATTTCAAGCACAGCGTCACGACAACATTAATTCTACAGCAGTACTTGGGAGCCCACTAATCCTTCCATCGAAGGATCGGAGCGATATGTGTCCTATTTTCTACATAATTTCCTCCACAAATTACAACTTCACGGAGCTCACCAACAGAAAATCCGCGTCTGAGAATGATGGGAAGAATCAGTTTGCGTGGTCTGGATCGGTACATGCTGCCTCCACTCGACATGGAGCGTCATATCAAGCAGTAACATCTTTAATTCTGGTCGTATTGTCAGCGCGGAGGCAATCATTAGAAGCGCGGTTGGAGCATTCGATCGGCAATCAAGCAATCCACCAAAGGGAGGAAGTAGACAAAG ATTTGATGTTTCGCTGTCACAAGATTAAAACGACGATCAGGTGCTGCTGA